The Engystomops pustulosus unplaced genomic scaffold, aEngPut4.maternal MAT_SCAFFOLD_123, whole genome shotgun sequence genome includes the window GCTGTattaggcacaactctaatgaAGGTGAAAGGGTTGATATTTCCTGGTGCTGCCTGTAGACAAGGGTCGTCGAGACACGGTTGCCAAACCGATTTGTAAGCGTAGTCAGTAGTACAGGAAGGATACTTGTCTTACGTCGGCGCACACAGATACGTCAAATGCACAAGATGGATCCAATATAAGGGGGGTATTTTTATTCGGTATCTtaggaacacaacgcgtttcggagtctaaTATGACTCCTTTATTAAGTGGGTAGATACTGCAGCGCGGGTGAAGATAGGATTCCCCAGAGCTCTGGGGAATCCTATCTTCACCCGCGCTGCAGTATCTACCCACTTAATAAAGGAGTCATAttagactccgaaacgcgttgtgttcctaAGATACCGAATAAAAATACCCCCCTTATATTGGATCCATCTTGTGCATTTGACGTATCTGTGTGCGCCGACGTAAGACAAGTACCCTTCCTGTACTAATGTCTAGTAGATGACACAGATGCAGCTCATATGTTCCCTATACGTGGGACGAGCACGGCTACAACCGGACCCCACACACCAAAGAATTCATACAGCCGGTCCACATACAGGGGTCACAATCCACAATCCCCATCTACATGTGCAGTGTAGATGGTCAGAGCAGGAGCCCCATAGGGTGTGAATAATGGATACACCTGTCCTGTGGATTCCCTGTGCCGGGCCCGTCCATAGCACATTGTGGCCCCAGTATTCAGCAGCACCGGTACCAGGGCCTGTACTACAGAGGGACGAAGCCTCACAATAAAATACTCACAGCAGCTTTATggcattttctttattatgtacagAAGACACCGCTACAATTATCCAAGTTTTGTAGCCAATTCCTTGGCCTTGGCCTTTTCCAGCTTTGCGATTCTGGCCACGGACTTGGGTCCCAAGATGCCTCCTCCCCAGTGACGGCGAATCTGTGGAGGGAAATAAAGTCACCATGATCAGAGGATCCAGAACAACTCAAGGGGGCACAAACTTCTGCACATGGAGAATTGCTCAGGGTTAAAAAGCTCAAATTAAACCTTCATTGTCCATCAGGTGaagaaattcagacatcattgcaattcagctgccccctcccccacatcaaGCTCCCAATATCATCCAAGACATTCAGGACCAGAGCCGAGTCCGGGCCCACAATCCTGTCCCCCAGCACCGAGGGGTAGTGAGGCTCAGGTCACACCTACACAGGAAAGAACCTAAACTCTCCCATTCATGTTCTAGAACATCGGGCAACCGATAACAGAAgccaaatctgtcacctctgcACATGGTAAGAGGCTGGGACTGAGCAATGGATGTGCTCAGCTGCTGCGCTATGGAAGGGGGAGCAGAACCTGCCAGGTGTGACCTGAGCCTTACTCTGCCGGCTACAGGGTGCAGCCATCTTACCTCATCGTGTCTGTCATTGTAGTTGGTCTTGACGGCCTCCACCAGTTTGGCGAGCGCGGCCTTATCCTCACTGCGGAAGGAAAACACAGGTCAGACGTGTTCAGCCACAGGACAGGGCAGGGCACAGCCACCGCTTCTGCAGCTCAGGGTTAAAAAGCTCATAAGACCACACAGTGACATTCAGGTGAAGAAATTCTCAACATCATTGCAGAGAAGCCAGAAAGCCGACAGCAGAGAAATGTCACCAACTTACGGGTTCACTTGTGTGAAGGCGACGCTGGTGCAGGTCTTCCTGTGGACCAGGCGGCCCAGCCTGGCCTTGCCCTTCACAATGCAGTAGGGGACTCCCATCTTCCGGCAGAGAGCAGGCAGGAAAACAACCAGCTGCAAAGAGAACATGGGGTGAGTGGTGGGCACCGGGCAGAGCACAGGGTGACCCGGGGGCACAAGGCACAGAGccccaggagcagagcacagggtGACCCGGGGGCACAAGGCACAGAACCCCAGGGGCAGAGCACAGGGTGACCCGGGGGCACAAGGCACAGAGccccaggagcagagcacagggtGACCCGGGGGCACAAGGCACAGAAccccaggagcagagcacagggtGACCCGGGGGCACAAGGCACAGAGccccaggagcagagcacagggtGACCCGGGGGCACAAGGCACAGAGccccaggagcagagcacagggtGACCCGGGGGCACAAGGCACAGAGCCCCAGGAGCAGAGCacccaggagcagagcacagggtGACCCGGGGGCACAAGGCACAGAACCCCAGGGGCAGAGCACAGGGTGACCCGGGGGCACAAGGCACAGAGccccaggagcagagcacagggtGACCCGGGGGCACAAGGCACAGAGCCCCAGGAGCAGAGCacccaggagcagagcacagggtGACCCGGGGGCACAAGGCACAGAGCCCCAGGGGCAGAGCACAGGGTGACCCGGGGGCACAAGGCACAGAGccccaggagcagagcacagggaGACCCGGGGGCACAAGGCACAGAGccccaggagcagagcacagggaGACCCGGGGGCACAAGGCACAGAGccccaggagcagagcacagggtGACCCGGGGGCACAAGGCACAGAACCCCAGGGGCAGAGCACAGGGTGACCCGGGGGCACAAGGCACAGAGccccaggagcagagcacagggtGACCCGGGGGCACAAGGCACAGAAccccaggagcagagcacagggtGACCCGGGGGCACAAGGCACAGAAccccaggagcagagcacagggtGACCCGGGGGCACAAGGCACAGAGccccaggagcagagcacagggtGACCCGGGGGCACAAGGCACAGAGCCCCAGGAGCACAAGGCACAGAGccccaggagcagagcacagggtGACCCGGGGACACGTAAAGGATGAGCAGGGGCATCAGACCTCAGGGCGAGCCAGGGCACCAGGAGCGGAGCTGGGAAGTGCTCAGGGTTAAAAAGCTCAAAATCACTCTTCACAGTGAATCAGGTGAAGAAATTCACACATCACAGCACATTCCGCTCTCCGCAGGGGTGCACAAGTCCCAAGCCCAAAGCTCCTGTATGCCAGCTACACATGGATGCACATCGTACCTCAATGGGGTCCACATCATGAGCAATGACAACCAGCTGGGCCTTCTTGTTCTCCACCAGGGTGGTCACCGTATTGACACCTGAAAAAAGGAGGGATTAGCTCTGAGGGTCTCCGCCAGGACCCTCCCCCTGGGTACAGCCTGGTGTCTCATACCTGCcctgatcactgggggtctctTGGTTGGGACATCTCCTTTGCCAGCAGCCTTCTGTTCAGCCCGGGCCAGCAGCCGTTTCTTCTTCTCTTGCTTGGTCTCGGGTCGGTACTTGTGGGCCAGTTTTAAGAGCTGAGTGGCTAAAAATAGAAGCCAGTCAGAGGGGGACGGGGGGCGGAGAGCTGCAGGGCAGCGAGGCCAGAGCATCAGAGATCTTGGTGGAAGAGTGTAATCACAGCTTCTCAGATAGCAAATATCAGACATCATGTGCACAACACCACAGCGCCCCCCAAACCAGCGCACCCCACCACTCACCCGTCTGCCGGTCCAGGGCCTGGGTAAACTGATTGATGGCAGGAGGAACCTTGAGACGTTTATACAGGATGGACCTCTGGCGCTGGAGCCGGATGTAGCGGGGCCATTTAACAAAGCGGGTGAGATCCCTTTTGGGTTGGATGTCCTGACCTGCAAGAGAACAGGAAGGAGTTAATATAGCAAATGAACCCACccagctccaccccccccccactgccgGCTCCTCTCCCTACCAGAGCCgctgccccccaccaccaccactgccgGCTCCTCTCCCTACCAGAGCCGCtgcccccaccaccactgccGGCTCCTCTCCCTACCAGAGCCGCtgcccccaccaccactgccGGCTCCTCTCCCTACCAGAGCCgctgccccccaccaccactgccgGCCCTTCTCCCTACCAGAGCCgctgccccccaccaccactgccgGCTCCTCTCCCTACCAGAGCCGCtgcccccaccaccactgccGGCTCCTCTCCCTACCAGAGCCgctgcccccccaccaccactgccgGCCCTTCTCCCTACCAGAGCCGCTGCCCCCGCCCCACCACTGCCGGCTCCTCTCCCTACCAGAGCCgctgccccccaccaccaccggCTCCTCTCCCTACCAGAGCCactgccccccaccaccaccactgccgGCTCCTCTCCCTACCAGAGCCactgccccccaccaccaccactgccgGCTCCTCTCCCTACCAGAGCCGCtgcccccaccaccactgccGGCTCCTCTCCCTACCAGAGCCGCTGCACCCACCACCACCGCCGGCTCCTCTCCCTACCAGAGCCgctgccccccaccaccaccggCTCCTCTCCCTACCAGAGCCgctgccccccaccaccactgccgGCTCCTCTCCCTACCAGAGCCgctgccccccaccaccactgccgGCTCCTCTCCCTACCAGAGCCGCTGCCCCCGCCCCACCACTGCCGGCCCTTCTCCCTACCAGAGCCGCtgcccccaccaccactgccGGCCCTTCTCCCTACCAGAGCCgctgccccccaccaccactgccgGCTCCTCTCCCTACCAGAGCCgctgccccccaccaccactgccgGCTCCTCTCCCTACCAGAGCCGCTGCCCCCGCCCCACCACTGCCGGCTCCTCTCCCTACCAGagccgctgccccccccccaccgccgGCTCCTCTCCCTACCAGAGAAGCTTCCACCCACACCACTCACCAATGCCAAAGTTCTTTGGCCTCTTCTCGAACAGGGGATTCACCACCTTCTTCACCTCAACCTTCTTGACCACAGCCGGGGCCGGAGCCACCTTCTTCCCCTTGGCCTTCTTTCCTTTAGGCTGCAGGACAAGAGATCATGAGCGCACACACAGGCACGGCCCCCCCAAGCATGCACCCAGTACAAAGCACCCAACAACACTCCC containing:
- the RPL7A gene encoding large ribosomal subunit protein eL8 isoform X1, which translates into the protein MVSGRCSCALCIRLHPPVCGVRSRSAPVSGVWCRPQPLSLPPKGKKAKGKKVAPAPAVVKKVEVKKVVNPLFEKRPKNFGIGQDIQPKRDLTRFVKWPRYIRLQRQRSILYKRLKVPPAINQFTQALDRQTATQLLKLAHKYRPETKQEKKKRLLARAEQKAAGKGDVPTKRPPVIRAGVNTVTTLVENKKAQLVVIAHDVDPIELVVFLPALCRKMGVPYCIVKGKARLGRLVHRKTCTSVAFTQVNPEDKAALAKLVEAVKTNYNDRHDEIRRHWGGGILGPKSVARIAKLEKAKAKELATKLG
- the RPL7A gene encoding large ribosomal subunit protein eL8 isoform X2, whose protein sequence is MPKGKKAKGKKVAPAPAVVKKVEVKKVVNPLFEKRPKNFGIGQDIQPKRDLTRFVKWPRYIRLQRQRSILYKRLKVPPAINQFTQALDRQTATQLLKLAHKYRPETKQEKKKRLLARAEQKAAGKGDVPTKRPPVIRAGVNTVTTLVENKKAQLVVIAHDVDPIELVVFLPALCRKMGVPYCIVKGKARLGRLVHRKTCTSVAFTQVNPEDKAALAKLVEAVKTNYNDRHDEIRRHWGGGILGPKSVARIAKLEKAKAKELATKLG